Proteins from a single region of Lysinibacillus sp. JNUCC-52:
- a CDS encoding alpha/beta fold hydrolase encodes MFAAINGTKIYFDVEGSGYIPVGPKMVKKPVLIAVHGGPGSDHSDFKPWLTPLSEFYQIVYLDQRCNGQSERVDVTTATFDQLADDIEALRNYLGLEKVAVLGHSFGGMIAQVFATRYPQSVSKLLLINTAPSYEFYKEAKEFAQRIGTEKQIQTIPELFEGNIRDDDHLIQWWDICWDLYWYNYQEELGGDTGSRPIGSLEITNYTFKHLMPQYDVRSQIANLEVPTLIVAGRHDWITPLTQSEVMHSLIKNSQLTVFEESGHMPFIEEHEDFLIVVREFLLKD; translated from the coding sequence ATGTTTGCTGCGATAAATGGAACGAAAATTTATTTTGACGTAGAAGGTTCAGGGTATATTCCGGTAGGACCAAAAATGGTGAAAAAACCAGTACTTATTGCCGTACATGGTGGACCAGGTAGTGATCACTCTGATTTCAAGCCATGGTTAACGCCACTATCAGAATTCTATCAGATTGTTTATTTAGATCAAAGATGCAATGGTCAATCAGAGCGTGTAGATGTAACGACAGCAACATTTGATCAGTTAGCAGATGATATCGAAGCGTTACGCAATTATTTAGGCTTAGAAAAAGTTGCTGTGCTAGGCCATTCTTTCGGTGGGATGATTGCCCAAGTATTTGCTACGCGCTACCCGCAATCAGTGAGTAAGCTCTTATTAATTAATACTGCACCAAGCTATGAATTCTATAAGGAAGCTAAAGAGTTTGCACAACGAATTGGAACGGAAAAACAAATTCAAACTATTCCAGAGTTATTTGAAGGTAACATCCGTGACGACGATCATTTAATTCAATGGTGGGATATTTGCTGGGATTTATACTGGTACAACTATCAGGAAGAACTAGGTGGCGATACAGGAAGTCGTCCAATCGGTTCCTTAGAAATTACAAACTATACGTTCAAACATTTAATGCCACAATACGATGTACGCTCACAAATTGCCAACCTTGAAGTGCCTACATTAATTGTAGCGGGCCGTCACGATTGGATTACACCGTTAACACAGTCAGAAGTAATGCATTCATTAATTAAAAATTCGCAATTAACTGTATTTGAAGAGAGTGGGCATATGCCATTCATCGAAGAGCATGAAGACTTCTTAATCGTAGTACGAGAATTTTTATTAAAGGACTGA